One region of Parerythrobacter jejuensis genomic DNA includes:
- the dnaG gene encoding DNA primase: protein MLSPQWLDELRARVTLSSVIQRTTKLQKAGREWKACCPFHNEKSPSFTVSDEKGFYHCFGCGAHGDVIRWMTDQRGLQFMDAVKELAAQAGMEVPAPDPQAAKRAEKRAELVDVTEAAQQWFVDVLHSDDGTKAQRYLATRGFSDKVIREFGFGYAPDSKQALANALSRFETPMLVESGMQISVEDKAPYDRFRDRLMLPIQDQRGRVIAFGGRILDKRDGVAKYLNSPDTPLFDKGRTLYNLHRASPASRQSGRIVVVEGYMDVIALANAGIADAVAPLGTALTEQQIEMLWRIVERPVLCFDGDAAGQRAAMRAVSRALPLLRPAHSLAIVRMPPGLDPDDLLQQKGRGALDQLLDSADSLLDTLWQYERDAQPLNSPEDKAGLKARLLAHVDTIADQDIKALYKRELLERFSAFAFPPRERKPWQPGGFKQGKPAPRRSDPAEIRRLRASAEGGSLDRLTAAVVSGFLKFPDQIDRHADVLAEAAERDPKVANAVNPLLDMAEMLEDGENSPISDDIGHFVPPDKSHFAFLREGIDPQDARKDLAEAVSLLVERPALKAALAAATARFETDPEGAFAEQQRLLKRKLEFDARLGQMASIRAAETQPELGTTPEPETAGEQETD, encoded by the coding sequence ATGCTTTCACCGCAATGGCTTGATGAACTGCGCGCACGGGTAACGCTTTCGAGCGTTATCCAGCGCACGACCAAGCTGCAGAAGGCAGGCCGGGAATGGAAGGCGTGCTGTCCTTTCCATAACGAGAAGTCGCCCAGCTTCACCGTCTCTGACGAGAAGGGGTTTTACCACTGCTTTGGCTGCGGTGCGCATGGCGATGTGATCCGCTGGATGACTGACCAGCGCGGCCTGCAATTCATGGACGCGGTGAAAGAACTGGCTGCGCAGGCCGGGATGGAAGTCCCTGCCCCCGATCCCCAGGCCGCCAAACGTGCCGAGAAACGGGCGGAGTTGGTTGATGTGACCGAAGCCGCGCAGCAGTGGTTCGTCGATGTCCTGCACAGCGATGATGGCACCAAGGCGCAGCGATATCTGGCCACGCGTGGCTTCTCCGACAAAGTCATCCGCGAATTCGGCTTCGGCTATGCGCCCGATAGCAAGCAGGCTCTTGCCAACGCGCTTTCCCGTTTCGAAACCCCGATGCTGGTTGAATCCGGAATGCAGATTTCGGTTGAGGACAAGGCGCCTTACGACCGGTTTCGCGACCGGCTGATGCTGCCTATCCAGGACCAACGCGGGCGCGTGATCGCCTTTGGCGGCCGCATTCTGGACAAGCGCGATGGCGTCGCGAAATATCTCAATTCGCCCGACACGCCTTTATTCGATAAGGGCCGCACACTCTACAACCTCCACCGTGCCAGCCCCGCCTCGCGCCAGAGCGGGCGCATCGTGGTTGTCGAAGGCTATATGGACGTGATCGCCCTCGCCAATGCGGGGATCGCGGATGCGGTGGCGCCTCTGGGTACGGCGCTGACAGAGCAACAGATCGAAATGCTGTGGCGGATCGTTGAACGGCCGGTGCTGTGCTTCGATGGCGATGCGGCCGGCCAACGGGCCGCCATGCGGGCGGTGTCGCGCGCTTTGCCCTTGCTCCGCCCCGCCCATTCCCTGGCGATCGTACGCATGCCGCCAGGGCTCGATCCCGATGACCTGTTGCAGCAAAAAGGGCGCGGCGCTCTCGACCAATTGCTCGACAGCGCAGACAGCCTGCTCGACACGCTATGGCAATATGAACGCGATGCCCAACCGCTCAATTCGCCAGAAGACAAGGCCGGATTGAAAGCACGGTTGCTGGCGCATGTGGACACGATTGCCGATCAGGATATCAAGGCCTTGTACAAGCGGGAACTGCTTGAGCGGTTTTCGGCCTTTGCCTTCCCGCCGCGCGAGCGCAAACCGTGGCAACCCGGCGGCTTCAAACAGGGCAAGCCGGCTCCGCGGCGCTCTGACCCGGCAGAGATAAGGCGGCTGCGAGCCAGTGCCGAGGGCGGCTCGCTCGACCGGCTGACCGCTGCAGTCGTTTCCGGCTTCCTCAAGTTTCCGGATCAAATCGATCGCCATGCCGATGTGTTGGCAGAGGCGGCAGAGCGTGACCCCAAAGTCGCAAATGCGGTAAATCCTTTGCTCGACATGGCGGAAATGCTTGAAGACGGCGAGAATTCGCCCATATCGGATGACATTGGCCACTTTGTGCCCCCGGATAAGAGTCATTTTGCCTTCCTCCGCGAAGGAATAGATCCGCAGGACGCGCGTAAAGATCTGGCCGAAGCCGTATCGTTGCTGGTCGAAAGACCTGCGTTGAAGGCTGCGCTTGCTGCGGCAACTGCGCGGTTCGAGACCGATCCGGAAGGCGCTTTCGCGGAACAGCAGCGGCTGTTGAAACGAAAGCTGGAATTTGACGCGCGACTCGGCCAAATGGCGAGTATACGGGCTGCGGAAACGCAGCCGGAACTGGGGACAACGCCCGAACCGGAAACGGCGGGCGAACAGGAAACGGACTAA